The following coding sequences lie in one Longimicrobiaceae bacterium genomic window:
- a CDS encoding SRPBCC family protein — MAKKIGIGLVVLLLGLAVAIATRPDTFRVERSAVIDAPPEVVYGYVNDFHQWNRWSPFEKLDPAMTRTYGGTEAGVGAMYSWSGNSQAGQGSMSIKESTPGQRIALDLHFLKPMESHALTEFTFQPTPQGTKVTWAMSGPNTTLGKAISLVASMDKMVGKSFEEGLTSLKTVSEADAARRAAAPASAAPASSAQPAAAAPSPKP; from the coding sequence ATGGCGAAGAAGATCGGGATCGGCCTGGTGGTGTTGCTTCTGGGGCTCGCTGTGGCCATCGCGACGCGCCCGGACACCTTCCGCGTGGAGCGCAGCGCCGTGATCGACGCGCCGCCGGAGGTGGTGTACGGCTACGTGAACGACTTCCACCAGTGGAACCGCTGGTCGCCGTTCGAGAAGCTGGACCCCGCCATGACGCGCACCTACGGCGGCACGGAGGCGGGAGTCGGCGCGATGTACAGCTGGTCCGGCAACTCGCAGGCGGGGCAGGGAAGCATGTCCATCAAGGAGAGCACCCCCGGGCAGCGCATCGCGCTGGACCTGCACTTCCTGAAGCCGATGGAGTCGCACGCCCTCACCGAGTTCACCTTCCAGCCCACGCCGCAGGGTACGAAGGTGACGTGGGCGATGTCCGGCCCGAACACGACGCTGGGCAAGGCGATCTCGCTCGTGGCCAGCATGGACAAGATGGTCGGAAAGTCATTTGAAGAAGGCCTCACCAGCCTCAAGACCGTCTCCGAAGCCGACGCCGCCCGCCGCGCCGCCGCACCTGCCTCCGCGGCACCTGCGTCTTCCGCGCAGCCCGCAGCCGCAGCCCCTTCGCCGAAGCCGTAA
- a CDS encoding helix-turn-helix domain-containing protein, whose product MPKRAYGQFCGLARALEMVGERWALLIVRDLLVGPRRYTDLRQGLPRIPTNILSARLKELEAAGIVGRRVLPRPSGAVVYELTEYGQELDDVVLRLGRWGARTLGEPAAGEVVTADSMVMAMRSTFRPEAANGLRATFELRLGPTTIHVRIDRGRLQAEEGPLPGADLVIETGPMLKALMAGEITPADAVAAGTVRLTGREELLERFVEVFRI is encoded by the coding sequence ATGCCGAAGCGAGCGTACGGACAGTTCTGCGGCCTGGCGCGGGCGCTGGAGATGGTGGGCGAGCGGTGGGCGCTGCTCATCGTGCGCGACCTGCTGGTGGGGCCGCGCCGCTACACGGACCTGCGGCAGGGGCTGCCCCGCATTCCCACCAACATCCTCTCCGCGCGGCTCAAGGAGCTGGAGGCGGCGGGGATCGTGGGGCGGCGCGTGCTGCCGCGCCCGTCCGGCGCGGTCGTGTACGAGCTCACCGAATACGGGCAGGAGCTGGACGACGTGGTCCTGCGCCTGGGCCGCTGGGGCGCACGGACGCTGGGCGAGCCCGCGGCCGGCGAGGTGGTCACGGCGGACTCGATGGTGATGGCGATGCGCTCCACCTTCCGCCCGGAAGCCGCGAACGGCCTCCGCGCCACGTTCGAGCTGCGGCTGGGACCCACGACGATCCACGTCCGCATAGACCGCGGGCGGCTGCAGGCGGAGGAGGGCCCGCTACCGGGCGCCGACCTGGTGATCGAGACCGGGCCGATGCTCAAGGCGCTCATGGCGGGCGAGATCACCCCGGCGGACGCGGTCGCCGCCGGAACCGTGCGCCTCACCGGCCGCGAGGAGCTG
- a CDS encoding nuclear transport factor 2 family protein, with amino-acid sequence MSEAGDGQRDSRIQDLVHGYFIAFQNADRAAMEALLPDDFTFTSPYDDHISRAAYFERCWPHSGSFRFREPMKFFVAGDECVVLYETEGKPGGTFRNAELFTFRGDLAHSVEVFFGFVPGANDPKLPEPGTPSA; translated from the coding sequence ATGAGCGAAGCGGGCGACGGGCAGCGCGACAGCCGTATCCAGGATCTCGTCCACGGCTACTTCATCGCGTTCCAGAACGCGGACCGCGCCGCGATGGAGGCGCTGCTGCCGGACGACTTCACGTTCACCAGCCCGTACGACGACCACATCAGCCGGGCGGCGTACTTCGAGCGTTGCTGGCCCCACTCGGGCTCGTTCCGCTTCCGCGAGCCGATGAAGTTCTTCGTGGCGGGCGACGAGTGCGTCGTGCTCTACGAAACGGAAGGCAAGCCCGGCGGCACCTTCCGCAACGCCGAGCTGTTCACCTTTCGCGGCGACCTGGCGCACTCGGTGGAAGTCTTCTTCGGCTTCGTGCCCGGCGCCAATGATCCGAAACTGCCCGAGCCCGGCACCCCGTCGGCATAG